A single genomic interval of Nycticebus coucang isolate mNycCou1 chromosome 21, mNycCou1.pri, whole genome shotgun sequence harbors:
- the MC3R gene encoding melanocortin receptor 3: MNASCCPLPAQPTLPNSSEPPGAPSFSNQSSSAFCEQVFIKPEVFLALGLVSLLENVLVILAVVRNGNLHSPMYFFLCSLAVADMLVSVSNALETIMIAVVHSDYLSLEDQFIQHMDNVFDSMICISLVASICNLLAIAVDRYVTIFYALRYHSIMTARKALTLIAAIWLCCGVCGVVFIVYSESKMVIVCLITMFFAMLLLMGTLYVHMFLFARLHVQRIAALPPADAAAPQQHSCLKGAVTITILLGVFVCCWAPFFLHLVLIITCPTNPYCVCYAAHFNTYLVLIMCNSVIDPLIYAFRSLELRNTFREILCGCSGVSLG; this comes from the coding sequence ATGAACGCCTCGTGCTGCCCGCTCCCCGCTCAGCCCACGCTGCCCAACAGCTCGGAGCCCCCCGGAGCCCCTTCCTTCAGCAACCAGAGCAGCAGCGCGTTCTGCGAGCAGGTCTTCATCAAGCCAGAGGTCTTCCTGGCTCTGGGCCTCGTCAGCCTGCTGGAGAACGTCCTGGTCATCCTGGCCGTGGTCAGGAACGGCAACCTGCACtcccccatgtacttcttcctctgCAGCCTGGCGGTGGCCGACATGCTGGTGAGCGTGTCCAACGCCCTGGAGACCATCATGATCGCCGTGGTGCACAGCGATTACCTGAGCCTGGAGGACCAGTTCATCCAGCACATGGACAACGTCTTCGACTCCATGATCTGCATCTCCCTGGTGGCCTCCATCTGCAACCTGCTGGCCATCGCGGTGGACAGGTACGTCACCATCTTCTACGCGCTGCGCTACCACAGCATCATGACGGCCAGGAAGGCGCTCACGCTCATAGCCGCCATCTGGCTCTGCTGCGGGGTCTGCGGCGTGGTGTTCATCGTCTACTCCGAGAGCAAGATGGTCATCGTGTGCCTCATCACCATGTTCTTCGCCATGCTGCTGCTCATGGGCACCCTCTATGTGCACATGTTTCTGTTCGCTCGGCTGCACGTGCAGCGCATCGCGGCTCTGCCCCCCGCGGACGCGGCGGCCCCGCAGCAGCACTCGTGCCTGAAGGGGGCCGTCACCATCACCATCCTGCTGGGGGTCTTCGTCTGCTGCTGGGCCCCCTTCTTCCTGCACCTGGTCCTCATCATCACCTGCCCCACCAACCCCTACTGCGTCTGCTACGCCGCCCACTTCAACACCTATCTGGTGCTCATCATGTGTAACTCGGTCATCGACCCACTCATCTACGCCTTCCGGAGCCTGGAGCTGCGGAACACGTTCAGGGAGATTCTCTGCGGCTGCAGCGGCGTGAGCCTGGGCTAG